From Equus quagga isolate Etosha38 chromosome 3, UCLA_HA_Equagga_1.0, whole genome shotgun sequence, one genomic window encodes:
- the GRSF1 gene encoding G-rich sequence factor 1 isoform X1: MCPHPLPALDSTSSPLALQQQPPPGPAPPPESMAGTRWVLGALLRGCGCNCSSCRRTGAACLPFYSAPGSFPSGVSGRRRLLLLLGAAAAAASQTRGLQTGPAPAGRLAGLSPAAASAAAAAAASYPALRAPLLPQSLAAAAGPARSYSQESKTTYLEDLPPLPEYEVAPSKLGQDVDDVYLIRAQGLPWSCTIEDVLNFFSDCRIRNGENGIHFLLNRDGKRRGDALIEMESEQDVQKALEKHRMYMGQRYVEVYEINNEDVDALMKSLQVKSSPVVNDGVVRLRGLPYSCNEKDIVDFFAGLNIVDITFVMDYRGRRKTGEAYVQFEEPEMASQALLKHREEIGNRYIEIFPSRRNEVRTHVGSHKGKKMASSPTAKYITEPEMVFEEHEVNEDIRPMTAFESEKEVELPKEMSEKLPETADFGTASSLHFVHMRGLPFQANAQDIINFFAPLKPVRITMEYSSSGKATGEADVHFDTHEDAVAAMLKDRSHVHHRYIELFLNSCPKGK; this comes from the exons ATGTGCCCGCACCCCCTCCCGGCCCTGGATTCCACTTCCTCTCCGCTCGCGCTGCAGCAGCAGCCGCCTCCAGGCCCTGCGCCGCCTCCGGAGTCCATGGCCGGGACGCGCTGGGTGCTCGGGGCGCTGCTCCGGGGCTGCGGCTGCAACTGCAGCAGCTGCCGGCGCACCGGCGCCGCCTGCCTGCCCTTCTACTCGGCCCCCGGCTCCTTCCCCTCGGGCGTCTCGGGCCGCCGccgcctgctgctgctgctcggggccgccgcggccgccgcctcTCAGACGCGTGGCCTCCAGACCGGGCCTGCGCCCGCCGGGAGGCTGGCGGGGCTTtcccccgccgccgcctccgccgccgCTGCGGCAGCCGCCTCTTACCCGGCCCTGCGCGCCCCTCTGCTGCCGCAGTCGCTGGCGGCGGCCGCGGGTCCGGCGCGGAGCTACAGCCAG gAGTCCAAAACGACCTACCTGGAAGACCTTCCACCTCTCCCTGAGTATGAAGTGGCGCCATCCAAGTTAGGACAGGATGTGGATGATGTTTATCTCATTCGAGCTCAAGGATTACCATGGTCGTGTACTATAGAAGATGTGCTTAACTTTTTCTCAG ACTGCAGAATCCGCAATGGTGAGAATGGAATACACTTCCTCTTAAATAGAGATGGAAAGCGAAGGGGTGACGCCTTAATTGAAATGGAATCAGAGCAGGATGTGCAAAAAGCCTTAGAAAAGCACCGCATGTACATGGGGCAGCGGTATGTGGAAG TATATGAGATAAACAATGAAGATGTAGATGCCTTAATGAAGAGCCTGCAGGTCAAATCTTCACCTGTGGTAAATGATGGCGTGGTCCGTTTGAGAGGACTTCCTTATAGTTGCAATGAGAAAGACATTGTGGACTTCTTTGCAG GACTGAATATAGTAGACATTACTTTTGTCATGGActacagagggagaagaaaaacaggagaagcCTATGTGCAGTTTGAAGAACCAGAAATGGCCAGCCAAGCCCTGTTGAAACACAGGGAAGAGATTGGTAACCG atatatagagatatttCCAAGCAGAAGGAATGAGGTTCGAACACACGTTGGTTCtcataagggaaagaaaatggcaTCTTCTCCTACTGCTAAGTATATAACTGAGCCAGAAATGGTCTTTGAAGAACACGAAGTAAATGAGGATATTCGGCCCATGACAGCTTTTGAAAGTGAGAAGGAAGTAG AATTGCCTAAGGAGATGTCAGAAAAGCTTCCAGAGACTGCTGATTTTGGAACTGCATCTTCACTACATTTTGTCCACATGAGAGGATTGCCTTTCCAAGCCAATGCCCAAGACATTATAAAC TTTTTTGCTCCACTGAAGCCTGTTAGAATCACCATGGAATACAGTTCCAGTGGGAAAGCCACTGGAGAAGCTGATGTGCACTTCGATACCCATGAGGATGCTGTTGCAGCCATGCTCAAGGATCGGTCGCATGTTC ACCATAGGTATATTGAATTGTTCCTGAATTCATgtccaaaaggaaaataa
- the GRSF1 gene encoding G-rich sequence factor 1 isoform X2, which produces MLRPCFPPAHGNPEANQHSCRLPVAELIDLNPGPRLLLPFSESKTTYLEDLPPLPEYEVAPSKLGQDVDDVYLIRAQGLPWSCTIEDVLNFFSDCRIRNGENGIHFLLNRDGKRRGDALIEMESEQDVQKALEKHRMYMGQRYVEVYEINNEDVDALMKSLQVKSSPVVNDGVVRLRGLPYSCNEKDIVDFFAGLNIVDITFVMDYRGRRKTGEAYVQFEEPEMASQALLKHREEIGNRYIEIFPSRRNEVRTHVGSHKGKKMASSPTAKYITEPEMVFEEHEVNEDIRPMTAFESEKEVELPKEMSEKLPETADFGTASSLHFVHMRGLPFQANAQDIINFFAPLKPVRITMEYSSSGKATGEADVHFDTHEDAVAAMLKDRSHVHHRYIELFLNSCPKGK; this is translated from the exons ATGTTGAGGCCTTGTTTCCCGCCGGCCCATG GAAACCCGGAGGCTAATCAGCATAGCTGCCGTCTGCCAGTGGCTGAGCTAAttgatttgaatcctggcccaAGACTTCTGCTGCCCTTTTCT gAGTCCAAAACGACCTACCTGGAAGACCTTCCACCTCTCCCTGAGTATGAAGTGGCGCCATCCAAGTTAGGACAGGATGTGGATGATGTTTATCTCATTCGAGCTCAAGGATTACCATGGTCGTGTACTATAGAAGATGTGCTTAACTTTTTCTCAG ACTGCAGAATCCGCAATGGTGAGAATGGAATACACTTCCTCTTAAATAGAGATGGAAAGCGAAGGGGTGACGCCTTAATTGAAATGGAATCAGAGCAGGATGTGCAAAAAGCCTTAGAAAAGCACCGCATGTACATGGGGCAGCGGTATGTGGAAG TATATGAGATAAACAATGAAGATGTAGATGCCTTAATGAAGAGCCTGCAGGTCAAATCTTCACCTGTGGTAAATGATGGCGTGGTCCGTTTGAGAGGACTTCCTTATAGTTGCAATGAGAAAGACATTGTGGACTTCTTTGCAG GACTGAATATAGTAGACATTACTTTTGTCATGGActacagagggagaagaaaaacaggagaagcCTATGTGCAGTTTGAAGAACCAGAAATGGCCAGCCAAGCCCTGTTGAAACACAGGGAAGAGATTGGTAACCG atatatagagatatttCCAAGCAGAAGGAATGAGGTTCGAACACACGTTGGTTCtcataagggaaagaaaatggcaTCTTCTCCTACTGCTAAGTATATAACTGAGCCAGAAATGGTCTTTGAAGAACACGAAGTAAATGAGGATATTCGGCCCATGACAGCTTTTGAAAGTGAGAAGGAAGTAG AATTGCCTAAGGAGATGTCAGAAAAGCTTCCAGAGACTGCTGATTTTGGAACTGCATCTTCACTACATTTTGTCCACATGAGAGGATTGCCTTTCCAAGCCAATGCCCAAGACATTATAAAC TTTTTTGCTCCACTGAAGCCTGTTAGAATCACCATGGAATACAGTTCCAGTGGGAAAGCCACTGGAGAAGCTGATGTGCACTTCGATACCCATGAGGATGCTGTTGCAGCCATGCTCAAGGATCGGTCGCATGTTC ACCATAGGTATATTGAATTGTTCCTGAATTCATgtccaaaaggaaaataa
- the GRSF1 gene encoding G-rich sequence factor 1 isoform X4 — MESKTTYLEDLPPLPEYEVAPSKLGQDVDDVYLIRAQGLPWSCTIEDVLNFFSDCRIRNGENGIHFLLNRDGKRRGDALIEMESEQDVQKALEKHRMYMGQRYVEVYEINNEDVDALMKSLQVKSSPVVNDGVVRLRGLPYSCNEKDIVDFFAGLNIVDITFVMDYRGRRKTGEAYVQFEEPEMASQALLKHREEIGNRYIEIFPSRRNEVRTHVGSHKGKKMASSPTAKYITEPEMVFEEHEVNEDIRPMTAFESEKEVELPKEMSEKLPETADFGTASSLHFVHMRGLPFQANAQDIINFFAPLKPVRITMEYSSSGKATGEADVHFDTHEDAVAAMLKDRSHVHHRYIELFLNSCPKGK, encoded by the exons ATG gAGTCCAAAACGACCTACCTGGAAGACCTTCCACCTCTCCCTGAGTATGAAGTGGCGCCATCCAAGTTAGGACAGGATGTGGATGATGTTTATCTCATTCGAGCTCAAGGATTACCATGGTCGTGTACTATAGAAGATGTGCTTAACTTTTTCTCAG ACTGCAGAATCCGCAATGGTGAGAATGGAATACACTTCCTCTTAAATAGAGATGGAAAGCGAAGGGGTGACGCCTTAATTGAAATGGAATCAGAGCAGGATGTGCAAAAAGCCTTAGAAAAGCACCGCATGTACATGGGGCAGCGGTATGTGGAAG TATATGAGATAAACAATGAAGATGTAGATGCCTTAATGAAGAGCCTGCAGGTCAAATCTTCACCTGTGGTAAATGATGGCGTGGTCCGTTTGAGAGGACTTCCTTATAGTTGCAATGAGAAAGACATTGTGGACTTCTTTGCAG GACTGAATATAGTAGACATTACTTTTGTCATGGActacagagggagaagaaaaacaggagaagcCTATGTGCAGTTTGAAGAACCAGAAATGGCCAGCCAAGCCCTGTTGAAACACAGGGAAGAGATTGGTAACCG atatatagagatatttCCAAGCAGAAGGAATGAGGTTCGAACACACGTTGGTTCtcataagggaaagaaaatggcaTCTTCTCCTACTGCTAAGTATATAACTGAGCCAGAAATGGTCTTTGAAGAACACGAAGTAAATGAGGATATTCGGCCCATGACAGCTTTTGAAAGTGAGAAGGAAGTAG AATTGCCTAAGGAGATGTCAGAAAAGCTTCCAGAGACTGCTGATTTTGGAACTGCATCTTCACTACATTTTGTCCACATGAGAGGATTGCCTTTCCAAGCCAATGCCCAAGACATTATAAAC TTTTTTGCTCCACTGAAGCCTGTTAGAATCACCATGGAATACAGTTCCAGTGGGAAAGCCACTGGAGAAGCTGATGTGCACTTCGATACCCATGAGGATGCTGTTGCAGCCATGCTCAAGGATCGGTCGCATGTTC ACCATAGGTATATTGAATTGTTCCTGAATTCATgtccaaaaggaaaataa
- the GRSF1 gene encoding G-rich sequence factor 1 isoform X5 has translation MESEQDVQKALEKHRMYMGQRYVEVYEINNEDVDALMKSLQVKSSPVVNDGVVRLRGLPYSCNEKDIVDFFAGLNIVDITFVMDYRGRRKTGEAYVQFEEPEMASQALLKHREEIGNRYIEIFPSRRNEVRTHVGSHKGKKMASSPTAKYITEPEMVFEEHEVNEDIRPMTAFESEKEVELPKEMSEKLPETADFGTASSLHFVHMRGLPFQANAQDIINFFAPLKPVRITMEYSSSGKATGEADVHFDTHEDAVAAMLKDRSHVHHRYIELFLNSCPKGK, from the exons ATGGAATCAGAGCAGGATGTGCAAAAAGCCTTAGAAAAGCACCGCATGTACATGGGGCAGCGGTATGTGGAAG TATATGAGATAAACAATGAAGATGTAGATGCCTTAATGAAGAGCCTGCAGGTCAAATCTTCACCTGTGGTAAATGATGGCGTGGTCCGTTTGAGAGGACTTCCTTATAGTTGCAATGAGAAAGACATTGTGGACTTCTTTGCAG GACTGAATATAGTAGACATTACTTTTGTCATGGActacagagggagaagaaaaacaggagaagcCTATGTGCAGTTTGAAGAACCAGAAATGGCCAGCCAAGCCCTGTTGAAACACAGGGAAGAGATTGGTAACCG atatatagagatatttCCAAGCAGAAGGAATGAGGTTCGAACACACGTTGGTTCtcataagggaaagaaaatggcaTCTTCTCCTACTGCTAAGTATATAACTGAGCCAGAAATGGTCTTTGAAGAACACGAAGTAAATGAGGATATTCGGCCCATGACAGCTTTTGAAAGTGAGAAGGAAGTAG AATTGCCTAAGGAGATGTCAGAAAAGCTTCCAGAGACTGCTGATTTTGGAACTGCATCTTCACTACATTTTGTCCACATGAGAGGATTGCCTTTCCAAGCCAATGCCCAAGACATTATAAAC TTTTTTGCTCCACTGAAGCCTGTTAGAATCACCATGGAATACAGTTCCAGTGGGAAAGCCACTGGAGAAGCTGATGTGCACTTCGATACCCATGAGGATGCTGTTGCAGCCATGCTCAAGGATCGGTCGCATGTTC ACCATAGGTATATTGAATTGTTCCTGAATTCATgtccaaaaggaaaataa